A window of the Bradyrhizobium diazoefficiens genome harbors these coding sequences:
- a CDS encoding maleylacetate reductase produces MIGSFTFENLPCRVVFGSGTLAAAKAEVERLGGKRALVLTTPQQEAQGVALGAALGPLSAGIFAGATMHTPVEVTERAIAAMKACNADCVVALGGGSTTGLGKALALRTGVNQLCIPTTYAGSEMTPILGQTDNGLKTTVRDVAVLPETVIYDVDLTLTLPVGLTATSGINAIAHAVEALYARDTNPVTSLMAEEGIRALARALPAIAAKPDDRAARSDALYGAWLCGVCLGTVGMALHHKLCHTLGGTFDLPHAETHAIVLPHALAYNAPAAPEAMARITRAIGAPDAAQGLFDLAKRLGAKVALRDIGMPESGIDKAADLAVTNAYWNPRPLERNAIRDLIARAWAGEPPVANKAAA; encoded by the coding sequence ATGATCGGTTCGTTCACCTTTGAAAATCTGCCTTGCCGCGTCGTGTTCGGCAGCGGAACATTGGCTGCAGCCAAGGCCGAGGTCGAGCGTCTCGGTGGCAAGCGCGCGCTGGTGCTGACGACGCCGCAGCAGGAAGCGCAAGGCGTAGCGCTCGGCGCTGCACTCGGCCCGCTCTCAGCCGGCATCTTCGCCGGCGCCACGATGCACACGCCCGTTGAGGTAACCGAACGGGCGATCGCGGCGATGAAGGCCTGCAATGCCGATTGCGTGGTCGCGCTCGGCGGCGGCTCGACGACAGGATTGGGCAAGGCGCTGGCCTTGCGCACCGGCGTCAACCAGCTCTGCATTCCCACCACCTATGCCGGCTCGGAGATGACCCCGATCCTGGGCCAGACCGACAACGGCCTGAAGACCACTGTGCGCGACGTTGCCGTGCTGCCGGAGACCGTGATCTACGACGTCGACCTGACCCTGACGCTGCCAGTCGGCCTCACTGCAACCTCCGGCATCAACGCCATCGCGCATGCGGTGGAGGCGCTTTATGCGCGGGACACCAATCCCGTGACCTCGCTGATGGCGGAGGAAGGCATCCGCGCGCTCGCACGTGCCCTGCCCGCGATTGCCGCCAAGCCCGACGATCGTGCTGCCCGCAGCGATGCACTCTACGGCGCGTGGTTGTGCGGCGTTTGCCTCGGCACCGTCGGCATGGCGCTGCATCACAAGCTCTGCCACACGCTCGGCGGCACTTTTGACCTCCCGCATGCCGAGACGCACGCGATCGTGCTGCCGCATGCGCTGGCCTATAACGCTCCCGCTGCGCCCGAGGCGATGGCGCGGATCACGCGCGCGATCGGCGCGCCGGATGCGGCCCAGGGACTTTTTGATCTCGCCAAGCGATTGGGCGCCAAGGTCGCGCTGCGCGACATCGGCATGCCCGAGAGCGGCATCGACAAGGCGGCCGATCTCGCCGTCACCAATGCCTACTGGAATCCGCGCCCGCTCGAGCGCAACGCCATCCGCGACCTCATTGCGCGCGCCTGGGCAGGTGAGCCGCCGGTCGCAAACAAAGCGGCGGCGTGA
- a CDS encoding Dabb family protein encodes MSGPIKHIVMWRLRGETAAERSAARSKVKTLFEGLRGRIDGLTHIEVGVDVSDVDYACDVVLVSEFTDGAALKAYATHPEHLRVREELGDLRIGRFQVDYPTKETGA; translated from the coding sequence ATGTCGGGTCCGATCAAGCACATCGTGATGTGGCGGCTGCGCGGGGAGACGGCCGCAGAGCGCTCGGCGGCTAGGTCCAAGGTCAAAACCCTGTTCGAAGGCCTCCGGGGCCGGATCGACGGCCTCACCCATATCGAGGTCGGGGTCGATGTCAGCGATGTCGATTATGCCTGCGACGTTGTTCTCGTCTCCGAGTTTACCGACGGCGCGGCCCTGAAGGCCTATGCCACCCATCCGGAGCATTTGCGGGTGCGCGAGGAGCTCGGTGACTTGCGGATCGGACGCTTCCAGGTCGATTATCCCACTAAAGAGACCGGCGCATGA